The Panicum virgatum strain AP13 chromosome 5K, P.virgatum_v5, whole genome shotgun sequence genome has a window encoding:
- the LOC120706775 gene encoding pentatricopeptide repeat-containing protein At1g71060, mitochondrial-like, which yields MRRLAHPASRLPRSSARGAPSALSTDAPRVFDEMPPPLPASPALPRRTPFAHAQQVLGGTHALGFCNAARRSADDQAGTEPPRFTVVPGDTAIDGPGAGAGAGMSEASERVCRVVSTRPELGIAPALDALRVAVSPELVAEVLKNLSNAGMLALAFFRWAERQEGFRYTAENFHNLIEALGKIKQFKLVWSLVETMRCRCLLSKDTFKLIVRRYARARKVKEAVETFEKMSSFGLKTELSDYNWLIDSLSKSKQVKKGHAIYKEMKRKGRFIPDLKTYTVLMEGWGHEKDLLMVKTVYQEMLDAGVRPDVVAYGMLISAFCKSGKCDEAVKVFHEMEVSGCMPSPHVYCMLISGLGSEKRLDEALKYFELYKESGFPMELPTCNAVVGAYCRASKFQHAFKMVDEMRKCKIGPNSRTYDIILHHLIKSQKFEEAYDVFQRMGSDGCEPQLNTYTMMVGMFCSNERVDMALKVWKQMKEKGVLPCMHMFSALINGLCFENRLEEACIYFQEMLDKGIRPPGQLFSNLKEALVEGGRISLAQEMALKLDTLRKTPLRG from the coding sequence ATGCGACGCCTCGCCCACCCAGCCTCCCGCCTGCCCAGAAGCTCCGCGAGGGGCGCTCCCAGCGCTCTCTCCACGGACGCCCCAAGggtgttcgacgaaatgccTCCTCCGCTTCCCGCGTCACCAGCACTGCCTCGCCGCACGCCGTTTGCCCATGCCCAACAGGTGCTCGGCGGAACGCACGCCTTGGGGTTCTGCAACGCGGCTCGGCGTTCTGCGGATGACCAAGCTGGCACAGAGCCACCGCGGTTCACAGTGGTACCGGGTGACACTGCCATAGATGGTCCGGGCGCAGGTGCGGGCGCGGGCATGTCAGAGGCTTCCGAGAGGGTTTGCCGCGTCGTGTCAACGCGGCCAGAACTGGGGATTGCGCCAGCGCTTGATGCGCTTAGGGTGGCGGTGTCGCCAGAGCTTGTGGCCGAGGTGCTAAAAAACCTGAGCAATGCCGGCATGCTAGCGCTTGCCTTCTTCAGGTGGGCAGAGAGGCAAGAGGGCTTCAGGTACACGGCCGAGAACttccacaatctgatcgaggCACTTGGCaagatcaagcagtttaagctGGTGTGGAGCTTGGTGGAGACCATGCGGTGCCGGTGCTTGCTCTCTAAGGACACGTTCAAGCTTATTGTCCGGAGGTATGCCCGGGCGAGGAAGGTCAAGGAGGCTGTGGAGACGTTCGAGAAGATGAGCAGTTTTGGCCTCAAAACTGAGTTATCGGATTACAATTGGTTGATTGATTCATTAAGCAAATCCAAACAAGTGAAGAAGGGACACGCCATCTACAaggagatgaagaggaagggcaGGTTCATTCCTGATTTGAAGACCTACACGGTCCTCATGGAAGGCTGGGGCCATGAGAAAGATCTGTTGATGGTCAAAACAGTGTACCAAGAAATGCTGGATGCAGGCGTTAGGCCTGATGTTGTGGCGTATGGAATGCTGATCAGTGCCTTTTGCAAGTCTGGCAAATGTGATGAGGCCGTCAAGGTGTTCCACGAGATGGAAGTTAGTGGTTGTATGCCGAGCCCTCATGTGTACTGCATGCTTATCAGTGGGCTTGGTTCTGAGAAGAGACTGGATGAAGCTTTGAAGTACTTTGAACTTTATAAGGAAAGTGGGTTCCCCATGGAGCTGCCTACATGCAATGCGGTTGTTGGAGCTTACTGCAGAGCCTCAAAGTTTCAGCATGCTTTCAAGATGGTTGATGAGATGAGAAAGTGTAAAATTGGACCCAATTCCCGGACTTATGATATAATTCTTCATCATCTTATAAAATCGCAGAAATTCGAAGAGGCATATGATGTATTCCAGAGGATGGGGTCGGACGGCTGTGAGCCTCAGCTCAATACATATACAATGATGGTTGGCATGTTCTGCAGTAATGAAAGAGTTGATATGGCATTAAAGGTGTGGAAGCAAATGAAGGAGAAAGGTGTCCTCCCATGTATGCATATGTTTTCAGCATTGATCAATGGGTTATGCTTTGAGAACAGGCTCGAAGAAGCTTGTATATATTTCCAAGAGATGTTGGACAAAGGAATAAGGCCACCTGGTCAGCTGTTTAGTAATTTGAAGGAAGCTCTTGTTGAAGGAGGAAGAATTAGTTTGGCACAAGAGATGGCTTTGAAGTTAGATACATTAAGGAAAACCCCTTTGCGTGGTTGA